The following nucleotide sequence is from Acidovorax radicis.
CTTGGGCAGCTTGAGCTGGTCCATCGACGCGCTGGCGGCGGTGAACACCTCTTTGCCGAACGCGTTGTTCTGGTAAACGATGCCGATGCGTTGAATCCCGATGGTGGACAAATGCTGCACGAGTTTTTCAGCCTCGTCGGCATAGCTGGCGCGGATGTTGAACACATTGCGCGCGGTCTTGGTGCGGCTCAGCTGCGCGCCCGTGAACGGCGCGAAGAACGGAATGCCGCTGTCGATCACCTTGGGCAGCATGGCGTCGATCATGGGCGTTCCCATGCAGTTGAACAGGGCAAAGTTGCCCGGGTCGGCCAGAAACTGCTCCACGTTGGCCAGGGCCTTGGGCACCTCATAGGCATCGTCTTTGGTCACCAGCTCGATGGTTTTGCCGTGGATGCCGCCGCGCGCGTTGAAGGCCGCGAATGCGGCCTTGGCACCCTGGTGCATGGCCGAACCGAGATCGCCCAGCGGACCGGTGAGCGCGGTCGATTGCGCAATCTTGATGGTCGCGTCCTGCGCATTGGCGCGGCGCACCGCCCCCAGCAGGGGCAGGCTGAGCGCCGCCGCCAGGATCTGGCGCCGGGCCAGCGGGGGCTGGCAATCTAGGTGCCCCCGGGTCAATTCAGAAGAGGTGGGTGTGGGGTGGTGGTGCATGTCTGTTTCTTTTTAGGGCCATGGGCCGCGCGCGGGCGGCCGGGCTGAGGCACCATCATCCCGTCACGATTGACATTTTTTTGTCAGTCTGGCGACAATTGGTCTCGTGGTATTCCCGGCTTTTGCTGCACCCGCCGCGCCTGGGAGCCTTGAGTCCGCGTGGCAGCTTCGCGGGTTTTTTATCTTTAGCGTGGGGGCTGCGCCTCCATGGAATTGGGAACTGCGCATGAACCAAGACCTGTCCTTGCACCAGCGGCGCAGGCCGCCCACGTCGCAAGAGCTTGCAGGGATCCCCTGGCTGCACCTGCTGTTGCCAGCGGACCGCGAACGGGCCGTGGCCGCGTTGCTGGTGGGGGATGCGAAGGCGGGCGACTACGTGTGCCGCGTGGGGCGACCTGTCACTTACTGGTTCGGGGTGGTGGAGGGGTTGCTCAAGATGAGCACCGACAACGCGCAGGGGCAGACCATGACGTTCACGGGAGTGCCGCCCGGTGGCTGGTTTGGCGAGGGCACGGCGTTGAAGCGAGAACCCTACCGCTACAACATCCAGGCGCTGCGCAAGAGCATCGTGGCGGGGCTGGACATCGACACGTTTCACTGGTTGCTGGACCACTCCATCGGTTTCAACCGCTTTGTGATGAACCAGCTCAACGAACGCCTGGGCCAGTTCATTGCCGCGCGCGAGATCGACCGCCTGGGCAACCCTGACGTGCGTGTGGCGCGCAGCCTGGCGTCGTTGTTCAACCCGGTGTTGTACCCCGGCGTGGGCGAGGTGCTGCGCATCACGCAACAAGAGCTGGCGTATCTGGTGGGTCTGTCGCGCCAGCGCGTGAACGAGGCGCTGGCGGCGCTGGAGCTGCAAGGCGCCATCCGGGTGGAATATGGCGGCTTGCGGGTGCTGGACCTGGGCGCGCTGCGCTCCAGCATTTTTCAGTGGCAGGGTGGGTGAGACGGCGCGTGCCCGGCGCAGGTGGCCGGGAAGGGCGGTGCGCTATGCGTTCAGCTCTTTCAGCGCTTTCAGCCCGTTCATTGCGGCAATAACGGCGCCTTGGTGTGCTGTGCCATGGGGCGGCCTGCAGCCCCTGCAGAGGCCAGGCGAACATGCCCTGCGGCCGCAGCCGGTGTGGCCTGCGTGGACGCGGGACTCCAGCTGTTTTCGTCGCCTCCGTCGTTGCGTGTGAGGCGGAAGGCGCCCACCATCTGGGTGAGTCGCGCTGCCTGGTCTTTCAGGCTTTCTGCGGCGGCCGAGCCCTCTTCGACCAGCGCGGCGTTTTGTTGGGTCATCTCTTCGAGCGCGCCCACCGACTGGTTGACGTGGCCGATGCGCTCGCTTTGCTCGTGGGTGGCCGCCGTGATCTCACCCATGATGTCGGAGACGCGGCGCACCGACAGCACCAGGTCTTCCATCGTTTTGCCCGCGTGGTTGACCAAGGTGCTGCCTTCTTGCACCTGATCGACGCTGGCGCCGATCAGTGTTTTGATCTCGCGCGCCGCGTTGGCAGAGCGGCCCGCCAGGCTGCGCACTTCACCGGCCACCACGGCAAACCCCCGGCCCTGTTCGCCCGCCCGTGCGGCCTCTACGGCGGCGTTCAGTGCCAGGATGTTGGTCTGAAAGGCGATGCCGTCGATCACGCTGATGATGTCGGCGATCTTGCGCGAGCTGGCGCTGATGGTGTCCATGGTGCGCACCACCTGCGACACCACTTCGCCCCCGCGTGTGGCGGCTTCGGATGCGGTGGATGCCAGCTGGTTGGCCTGCCGGGCCGAGTCTGCGCTTTGCGACACGGTGCCGGTCAGCTCTGCCAGCGCGGTGGCGGCGCCCTGCAGGTTGTGCGAAGTCTGCTCGGTGCGCTGGCTCAGGTGGAGGTTGCCCGACGCCACCTCCGAGCTGGCCACGAGGATCGATTCAGCGGTCTGCCCGATCTCCCCCACCAGCGTGCGCAAACGCTCCTGCATGGCGGCGATGGCTTCGAGCAGGCGGCCGGTTTCGTCATGGATGCGCACCTCCACCTGGGATGTGAGGTCGCCGCGTGCAATACGCTCGGCCACCACCACGGCACGCCCGAGCGGTGCGGTGATGCCGGCGGTGATGCGCCAGGCGATCAATGCGCCGAGTCCAATGGCCAGCAGAACCAGCAGGCCGCCGACGGTGCGCGCACGGCTCTGGGTCTGGTCGGCCAGTGCGGTGGCCTGGGCGTTCAGGGTGTTCTGCAGTTCGCTCAGTTCGCGCAGCTTGGCGCGCCACGCGGTCTCCAGCGGTGCGACGCGGGTCATCAGCGCGAGCGTCGCGCTCACGGTGTCGCCGTCATCCACCGCCTTGATGGCAGTGTCCAGCTCGGGGCGTGTCTTCTGGCCCAGCGCCTGCACCTGGGTGAGCAGCTGGACCTCCTCCGGGGTGGCCTGGTCAGGTGACACGGTCTTTGCGAGCGCGGCCTCCAGCTGCGCATATTCCTTGAGCGTTTGAGCCACCGCCTCGACCTGTTCGTGGGCCTGCTTGGGGTCGATGTCGTTGAGCATGGCCGCAGAGCGGCCGTGGAGGCCCATGGCGCTCACGGTTTCGAGCATGCTGCTGACCAGTTTGGCCTTGCTGGCGCCCACGCCAGTGATCTGGAGCATCTGGTCATGCACCTTGCCCACCGAGAGATGCCCCACTGCCGCTACGGCCACGAGGAGCACCAGCATGCATCCAAACCCCAGCCCTAGCCGGCTGGAGATAGAAAAGGATTTGGGTGAAGAAGAAGCGGCCAGCATGAAAGTCCTTGTATCGCGGAGAAAAATCCAACAGCGCAATCCGGGTAATGCAATATCGATGCCCGCACGGGGCGCTGCTCTGATCTTGCCGTCTGAACGACGCAGTGTAGGGAGAAATCAGGCCCAAGGTCATGAGGCTTGGGGATGCCCTCATGCGTGAATCACATGACCATGGCTGTTACAAATGGCCGCGCCCGGAAGGCGGACAATCAGCGGCGAATAAAGGTTTTTATTGTGCCTGCGCATCTTGATGAAAATCGCCGTTAGCGGTTTACCCATAAGGCGCTATAGCTATTAAAAATGATGTATCCGACCGCATCCATTCTTCCTTTTATCATCCACCGTTGCGGCCGAATAGGTATTAACCTGTAACAAACGCGAGGCCATTGATGACGCTGCTTTCCATCTTCTTGCTGGCTCTGTGTGCGCCATTCGCTGGCCAGTGCGCTCGCTTTGCCAGGGGCCTGCGCAGGACGGCACCTGCCTTCCATGCGCCCGGGCGTGGACGGGTGTTGCGCGGTGGGCTCGCGCTGTGCCTGGTGGGCAGCCTGGGGGCGGCCGCACATGCAGGACTTGTCGCGGTGGCTGTGGCCGATGCAGCGGGCCAGCCTTTGGCGGATGCGGTGGTTTTTCTTGATTCGGCCGACGCGCGCAAACAGGTCAAACCTCTTGTCGGCGTCGAAATGGCGCAAGAAAAACGCAAATTTTTGCCCGGTGTATTGGTAGTGCCCGTTGGCACCGAGGTGCGGTTCCCCAACCACGATTCGGTGCGGCACCACGTGTATTCGTTTTCTCCGGCCAAAAAATTCGAGCTCAAGCTCTACAGCGGCACCCCCTCCAGTCCCGTGCTGTTCGACAAGCCCGGCGTGGTGGTGCTTGGCTGCAACATCCATGACCAGATGGTGGGCTGGATGCTGGTGGTGGAGACGCCCTTTTATGCCCGCGTGCCCGATGCCAGCGGCAAAGTGCAACTCGACAACGTGCCGCCCGGCGTCTACACGCTGCGCACCTGGCACGCACGCCTGCCCGTGGGCGCACCAGCGCAGGAGCAGCCACTGACGGTGCCCGCAACTGGCGCGGTGTCGGCGTCGGTGCGCATGACGGGGTTACAGCCTTGATGCGACTGCGCCTGGCGCGACACAGCCTGATCCTGCGCATGGTGGGACTGTCCCTGTTGCTGTTGCTTATCGTGCAAGCGGCAGGTTTTATGGTGGTGCGCTCATCCATTGATCACAACGCCCGCGCGCAGGTGGCGCGGGCCCTGGATCTCGACGAAAACATCTGGCGCCGCCTGCTGGAGCAGAACGCAGATCAGCTGCGCCAAGGATCTGCGCTGCTGGCGGCCGACTATGGGTTTCGGTCGGCGGTGAACTCGGGCGATGCCGACACCATCCAGTCGGTGCTGGAGAACCATGGCAGCCGCATCGGGGCGGCGGTGACAGCGCTGCTGGCGACCGATTTTGCGCTGCGGGCCGTCAGCCTGTCAGACGGGATGGCGCAGTTTCCCGCAACCTTGCAGCAGATCGTGCCGCGCCTTGCCGCACAGCCGCAGGGCAGCCAGATCGCGGTGATGGACGGCGTGCCTTACCAGTTTGTGATGGTGCCCATGAGGGCCCCCGTGGTGATCGGATGGGTGCTGATGGGGTTTCCCATTGTCCAGGCGCAGGCCGATGAAATGCGCCAGCTTCTGTCCGTGCATGTGGCGCTGGTGGTCAAGGAGGCGGGCGGCGCCGCCAAGGTGCCCGTGACCACCTTGCCGCCTGATGCCAGGGCGCAGCTGCTGCGCGAAGGGGTGGTGCAGGGCGAGCTGCACACCGCGGAAGGCACGCTGCTGGCGCGCGCCAGCCCACTCGACAGCGTGGGGGGCGAGGTGTCGTCCCTGTTGCTCCGGTCGGTGGACGAAGTGGTGGCGCCCTACCGCCAGCTGCAGGTGCTGCTGGCCATCATCACGGTGGCGGGCGTGCTGCTGTTTGCCATAGGCACGGGGCTGGTGGCGCAGCGCCTGGCAACGCCCCTGCGCTCGTTGCTGGTGGCCACACAGCGGCTATCGCGTGGTGAATACGACGTGCCGCTGGAGCACACCCGCCGCACCGACGAGATTGGCAACCTGGCGCGTTCGTTTGACCACATGCGTGTGGACATCGGTGCGCAGCAAACCGAGATCCGCCGGCTGGCCTATTGGGACCGCTTGACCGGTTTGCCCAACCGCGAGCGGTTTCGTGAGGCGGTGGTTCAGGCCATCGCCAGCGCTGCCAGCGCGGGCAGCACTGCAGCCGCGCAACCCCTGGCGGTGCTTACGCTTGATCTGGACCGGTTCAAGCATGTCAATGACGTGTTGGGCTACGCGTTTGGCGACCGCTTGCTGCAGGCTGTTGCCGGGCGGCTGACCGAGCTGTTGCCATCTGCCGGCGACATAGTCGCGCGCATGGGGGGCAATGAGTTCGCCATTTTGCTGCAGCGCGCAGATGCCGTGGCCGCACATGGCACAGCGCAGCACATCACGCAGTCGTTTGAAGTGCCGCTGGCCTTTGACGACCAGACGGTGGACCTGAGCGCGGGCATCGGTTTTGCCTGCTGGCCTGGGGATGCCGCCGATGCCGACACCCTGCTCAGCCGCTCGGAGATCGCGATGTACGCGGCCAAACGCAAGCTCAGCGGCGCGCTGCAATACGACGCCTCGTTCGATCTGGCCAGTTCGCAGACCTTGTCGTTGCTGACCGAGCTGCGCCATGCGGTGGAACACAACGAGTTGCGCCTGTATCTGCAGCCCAAAGTGCCGCTGCACGGGCAAGCCAGCCTGGCCGCCGAAGCCCTGGTGCGCTGGCAGCACCCGCAGCGTGGCCTGGTGCCCCCCATGGAATTCATACCGTTTGCCGAACAAACCGGGTTTGTGCGCCAGCTCACGTTGTGGATGTTCGAGCAGGTGGCCCGGTTGCTGTCCGATCTGCGCACGGCCGGCATGCCGCTGCGTGTGTCGGTCAACCTGTCC
It contains:
- a CDS encoding ABC transporter substrate-binding protein codes for the protein MHHHPTPTSSELTRGHLDCQPPLARRQILAAALSLPLLGAVRRANAQDATIKIAQSTALTGPLGDLGSAMHQGAKAAFAAFNARGGIHGKTIELVTKDDAYEVPKALANVEQFLADPGNFALFNCMGTPMIDAMLPKVIDSGIPFFAPFTGAQLSRTKTARNVFNIRASYADEAEKLVQHLSTIGIQRIGIVYQNNAFGKEVFTAASASMDQLKLPKALSVTVENNASDAGTAAAKLADGKLEAVVIGLAGKPTLEFVKAFRGLQRGVTLYALSVMGTSATVKTLGADATGMAISQVVPLPSNAVMPVVREFQSAWKTSGATAEPSHLALEGYINARVFAEALQRAGRNPTRAAFIDATWNLKKWDLGGFEINASTPERNASRFVELTLVGRDGRFIR
- a CDS encoding Crp/Fnr family transcriptional regulator, with translation MNQDLSLHQRRRPPTSQELAGIPWLHLLLPADRERAVAALLVGDAKAGDYVCRVGRPVTYWFGVVEGLLKMSTDNAQGQTMTFTGVPPGGWFGEGTALKREPYRYNIQALRKSIVAGLDIDTFHWLLDHSIGFNRFVMNQLNERLGQFIAAREIDRLGNPDVRVARSLASLFNPVLYPGVGEVLRITQQELAYLVGLSRQRVNEALAALELQGAIRVEYGGLRVLDLGALRSSIFQWQGG
- a CDS encoding methyl-accepting chemotaxis protein, which produces MLAASSSPKSFSISSRLGLGFGCMLVLLVAVAAVGHLSVGKVHDQMLQITGVGASKAKLVSSMLETVSAMGLHGRSAAMLNDIDPKQAHEQVEAVAQTLKEYAQLEAALAKTVSPDQATPEEVQLLTQVQALGQKTRPELDTAIKAVDDGDTVSATLALMTRVAPLETAWRAKLRELSELQNTLNAQATALADQTQSRARTVGGLLVLLAIGLGALIAWRITAGITAPLGRAVVVAERIARGDLTSQVEVRIHDETGRLLEAIAAMQERLRTLVGEIGQTAESILVASSEVASGNLHLSQRTEQTSHNLQGAATALAELTGTVSQSADSARQANQLASTASEAATRGGEVVSQVVRTMDTISASSRKIADIISVIDGIAFQTNILALNAAVEAARAGEQGRGFAVVAGEVRSLAGRSANAAREIKTLIGASVDQVQEGSTLVNHAGKTMEDLVLSVRRVSDIMGEITAATHEQSERIGHVNQSVGALEEMTQQNAALVEEGSAAAESLKDQAARLTQMVGAFRLTRNDGGDENSWSPASTQATPAAAAGHVRLASAGAAGRPMAQHTKAPLLPQ
- a CDS encoding methylamine utilization protein; this translates as MTLLSIFLLALCAPFAGQCARFARGLRRTAPAFHAPGRGRVLRGGLALCLVGSLGAAAHAGLVAVAVADAAGQPLADAVVFLDSADARKQVKPLVGVEMAQEKRKFLPGVLVVPVGTEVRFPNHDSVRHHVYSFSPAKKFELKLYSGTPSSPVLFDKPGVVVLGCNIHDQMVGWMLVVETPFYARVPDASGKVQLDNVPPGVYTLRTWHARLPVGAPAQEQPLTVPATGAVSASVRMTGLQP
- a CDS encoding putative bifunctional diguanylate cyclase/phosphodiesterase, yielding MRLRLARHSLILRMVGLSLLLLLIVQAAGFMVVRSSIDHNARAQVARALDLDENIWRRLLEQNADQLRQGSALLAADYGFRSAVNSGDADTIQSVLENHGSRIGAAVTALLATDFALRAVSLSDGMAQFPATLQQIVPRLAAQPQGSQIAVMDGVPYQFVMVPMRAPVVIGWVLMGFPIVQAQADEMRQLLSVHVALVVKEAGGAAKVPVTTLPPDARAQLLREGVVQGELHTAEGTLLARASPLDSVGGEVSSLLLRSVDEVVAPYRQLQVLLAIITVAGVLLFAIGTGLVAQRLATPLRSLLVATQRLSRGEYDVPLEHTRRTDEIGNLARSFDHMRVDIGAQQTEIRRLAYWDRLTGLPNRERFREAVVQAIASAASAGSTAAAQPLAVLTLDLDRFKHVNDVLGYAFGDRLLQAVAGRLTELLPSAGDIVARMGGNEFAILLQRADAVAAHGTAQHITQSFEVPLAFDDQTVDLSAGIGFACWPGDAADADTLLSRSEIAMYAAKRKLSGALQYDASFDLASSQTLSLLTELRHAVEHNELRLYLQPKVPLHGQASLAAEALVRWQHPQRGLVPPMEFIPFAEQTGFVRQLTLWMFEQVARLLSDLRTAGMPLRVSVNLSTRDLLDPELSDRLADILARYQVPASAFCLEITESAIMDDPQRAEAMLNRLSEQGFKLSIDDFGTGYSSLAYLKRLPVDELKIDKSFVMGMEVGEDDVMIVRSTIDLAHNLGLTVVAEGVETAEIMEHLRTLACDEAQGYHITRPLPVDDFLAWQVRQG